Genomic DNA from Mixophyes fleayi isolate aMixFle1 chromosome 7, aMixFle1.hap1, whole genome shotgun sequence:
ttgttttaatgtctctattaattttgtctgctttgtctgttcttgttttacgtatgtcttgttttatgtatgtccttgtcttccctactgtacggcgctgtggaccactgtggtgccttacaaatctacgataataataataataataataatatgccgcttagtgaagcagatgatacacagagtagactgcctctgaaagatctggcttTGTTtgctagatgctgctgctgttcctgctgcttaAGGCGATTttccaacccagtgggctgtcacagtaatataatctttagttttcccagttccgcttgtccccatatctgtggttaagtgtacagtgggtagaatggcattttgtagcccaataattttcttttttgtaagctcctggtacaggtgaggaatttcttgtctagtaaaatggtgttgagttagaatttggtaacggggacacaggacctcaattaactgtcttattcctgctgcattaatggggGATATTgcacacagatctaatactagtatagtcaccatggcgcctgtgataTGCTGCGCGACTGGTTGACAGCTGCCAtaattgcttcctcttgcaaaggattgtttaacagtcaattgttgtaagctactagtagtcttctttttggtctgcttctgggttgaagaagcaccctcagcagcagcagcagtgggcctaacgctcaaggattcttctgaggagtcctggataggggaggagtcatctcgtcttagcaacttggatgcaggactaactccgttTACTtgagaggatattgatgatgaagttgttgtgggtgtagattgcaggttctgGGATCTAGCGGAGAGAAGGGAggttgctggactgcttgttgttattttttagcatatgtttctgattttcacaaaagctttccatgaactcgcttcaaatggtgtaacatggatgaggttcctagatggcaaaggtccctacctctactgactgtagttatacaatgctacaaatggctagacaactgttgtcaggattccacacataagaggtggattttggtcttatgaccaggcatgacaatggccttcttcttatcactgacaagaactgcttccactggtgcatgacttgccacagtagagttcattaacagcactgtttgcttagatGCCTTAAGCCCATGATTGGCTTGCTTtctgggggccctaacaaaccaagcacttcagccataaaagttgcactccttgtcgctggagcacttgctttgttaaactgtacatgtccttttcaatatcttacataaaggtggaTGGACAATTCaatcttacaccacttttctttcctgccactgctgtgtgtcaatgtttcctagatgtgctatgactGCCGTGTGTTGGTgtcattgctctttcgcttagcatccagccagcttgctgcagtcttagtCCGAGAgtagatgaaaataatattgtgaccagtgagatggtcaaaattgactggaaatgactggaaattagtgttattgagtttaataataatgtaggaacaaataatgggcaaaattatgtgattttagcatattttagatattttttctaaaaaaatacagatccaaaaccaaaacacatgagggtcgCTGTCGCTGTTCtccgctcctccgtgctgtgctcgcagtgaatgtcgggcatgatgatgtcagaacggaagaggggaccagggagggagccagatctcCACCTGAACTgaccacctgacctgaacggtcaggtgaccgcaaaaggtacattttttctttagttttttttttttacaagatttttttattttcatcctgctttgggcccccttgcccacttggcccccgggcacctgcccatcatgcccagtcgaaaagatggccctgctgcagGTAGAAGCGAATCTTGAAGAATGTCTGAGTGAATTTTGAATGTCCTACACAGCTCTGGATTTGTTTCATATCACAATAACAGAAAAGTCTATTACAACATTTGGAGATATTCTGCCTGATTGCAAGTGTTACAGCTAAATGGGCGTTTGAGAAATTCCCATTTTCTTCATCAAACATATGCCAGAATAGGGCCAAGGGTAGTAAAATGAAttgtaaaataatgtattgttCTTGGTGGGCTGTAAATGTCTTTTTGCTGAAATAAATATTGCATTATGTCTGGTTGAAATTCTTTTAATATAATCACTATACCAATGTAGTCAACTTCGACTTAAAAAATGTTGTCCcaatttagagttgaatgtaaaGTATGAGCAAGATACACTTGTGTTTCAACTGTATGTCTGTTCTTTGAGTTGTACCCATCTTAAGTATGTACACACTTAAATTTTAGTATATAGATGCACCCGGAGAAAAGAtacaacaatcatcatcaacCCCAAAACTTACACAAGGTTTATGTAATTTCAAAATTTGCATCTCATAGCTAATGTATTTCAAGTGTTGTGTTACTCAAAATAAGACACATCTCAAAGCGACATGCTCAACTTCCATATACACGAGTACTGTTGTAAAACTGCATGTTAATGTCCCGATCTGACTCTCTTAGTACATAGAGTTGCAAGTGCAAGGTACATGCAGCTCTAAATACGAATGCAAGTAATACGCATGTGCAGTGCATCAAGGTTGCACCAACGTGTATTTATGTCACACAAATGCACTTGTGTGCAACTCAAATCGGGTTCTAAGTGTCTAAGTGCAAAAGATAATTTATGAAGTTAAGAAAAAGAAGTGCACATTTAAACAGCAAAAGCTGATAAGCAATTTTGACAAACAGCCTTACCAGCTCCCATTCAATTAATCAGACCACAAAAAGAGAAAAATGGCTCTGGAGGTGGGGAATGCTATCTGAACAGGCACTAGGCACTTCTTGTGATGTTGTAAGAAAAGCATCcaatccatttttacattttgtcagTGGATCACTCGCTCATGAGGTATGGGATTCCACAGCTTAATCACCTTCTTGCTTCAATTTGTAATTGATGAACTCTTGTCCTCTGTATAGTGCTTGGTTTGAAATTTTGTTATACAAATAATTCCAGTGAACTCACTTAAATTACAACTGATTGATTGGCCTTATTATCATACATATTGATTGGTTCAAACTACAAAATGGCTTGAACCATGCATGTCATTGGTTCTTTATGAATTAATCATGGCAACATGGTGTTACAGTGGTTATCATTGcagcctcacagagctggggtcatatgtttttatactgtccttgtgtttgcatggatttcctctgtATGATCCAGTTTCCTAATTACATcccaaaaaatactggtaggttaattgtctcctGACAAAATGGGccctagtgtgtatgtgtctgtgtggtaatgaatttattttgtaagctctgatggggcagggactgatgtgaatgagtacataTTCTTTGTACatcgctgcataatatgattggtactatattaataaatgataataataataattattagacTGCATTCTTATAAATGTTGGTTCAGCGTACAAAATACTTCTACTGTTTGTAGGACTAGCAAACGCCTatgtatagataaaataaatgaccTGCATAGTATACTGGAAGCAGGAAGTGTAATTTGTCTTGTACAGTTCCCTATTTCAAAGCATGAAGTGTTATTtgcatataataaaacaaatacaccaCTTTATTTTAAGCATTTGATTAGTGAGTTCAAATGAACCATCTTTGTATTGCACTTGATTCTGTGAATCAAGAAAACGATGGCATGAGATCTCCCAAACTTCTGTGGTTAGCCCTTAGCATAATAATTCAATATGATATTTGATAACATGTTTTATGTGAGAACATCACAATATTGTCGTGTTGATCTGTATTAACAATTTTATCTGTCACACAGCTGTTCTTTTGTTATCTATATTTAACGTGTGTACATTACATTTGAACTTTTTTGAGTGATCAGCATGAAAAGATGCCggcatagaaaaatagaaaatatgacCGACATGATATAATTTAGCAACGTCAGTTATATAATTCACCTATCAGTCTAAGATGGGGTGAAAGAGTGGGAGCAATAGCGTGACACAGCAGAATTACAATGTAGGTGTTACTTATTAAACACCCTATAAAACAAATGGGAAAAAACAAAGTTTTACAGAGCTCTCTACTCCTCATATTTGAAGAAGCAGCTACTTAATTCTAACTATCCCCCACCATGGTTCGCTGGACAGCTCAAGAGAAGGCAGCCATCGTCTCTGTATGGCAGAAGGTTGATGTTCACAAGGAAGGACCAGAGGCCCTGGTCAGGTAACTTGCTTTTTAGTTTTGTTGGTTTGTTTCCTTAGATCTGCTACCTTATCAGAATGTCTTGCTGTATTAATAGCCTCAATTCAAgaatttgaaaaattgctaacccacaccaacattatatatattgagTACTTTGAAATCCTGCGAAATCTGGAAATTTTTGCTTTTACTTGTATAGATAAAGATATTTGAAATAGCTTTGGGATATTAGATCAAGTGGTAATTTCAGAAATTGATGTATTACTAGAAATTATTGtcttaattttaaataatttgatAACATCACTAAAAGTTTTCTCTGCTGTATAAAGCAAACATCTatttagtaataacaaataaaccATAGGCAATTATTACTGTATCTCTATCAATTGAAACtgattgtataatataaataatgacaCACAGGTATACAGGTAGGGGCTTCAAGTTGGTTAGGGCAAATAACTTGGACCTCTCTTGGTAGGGGTGGATAAGACTTCAGGGTCACCTTCACCCCCAGGGTCACATCAGACTTAGGTAGTGCATGTAGCACCAGCTTCTGTCCAAGATGCAGCCgcaatgtatatttttaaataatgcaaTCCACAGACTATGTCACTTTAAATATACACAGGTAGTGTCATGTAGGTACTGATTGGCACATAGATACTTGTAAAAGTCCCACACCAAATGTATTCAATCCTACGAGATTTGTGGATGTGTTTTAAAACCGCTTTCTCATTTCCTAGACTCCTGATTATATACCCCTGGACCCAGAGGGATTTCGACAGTTTTGGAAATTTGTCCAGTGCACGAGCAATTGCTAGAAATGCCAAATTACATAATCATGGAATAAAGGTTCTGTCAGCTATTGGTGACACCATCAGTCATTTGGATAATATGAAGGGTTTCCTCCACCAGCTCAGTGACCTCCACGCTTTCAAACTGCATGTGGATCCTGTGAACTTCAAGGTTTTTAATATTATGCTTCTGCATGGTTCTTGGTAGCCATGATAACTTTAAATGGGTTATAGTATATTGCAAGGATTTTTCATAGCTTTTAGAATCCAGAGTATCACACAGAATTACTACTTAGGTCACATGTGTAATTGACATttcagatcagggggtaaatgtatgaagctccgggttcttcaacacccgcaagttcggcgtcttcggcaattaaatttaaagcggcactgcattttaaagggaaacttccctttacaaggcagcgccgctttaaatttaaacgccgaagacgccgaactcgcaggtgttgaagaacccggagcttcatacatttacccccagatgtttaaAGTAGAAACAGACATGTTAAACATTTTCCATGCACAAAACGATGCAATCCCAAGCACAAAACATGAAGGTCAGTGTTGGATTGGTTCATTTTGTCCACCAGGCAGAACATAAATAACATTTCACAAATTCACTTTGACTTTTGGCAAGTAAGTTGGCGATTTAGGTAATTTAAGTGGCTGCCAAAAGGTGCTGAATTGAATAAAATAACCAAGCCATGATTGACCTATGTTTGTAGTTTGGGATAAAAGTATTTAAATTCAGACATGTTGATACCCTTAGAGTCTTCTCTCATTGTGCATTTATAGACCTATGATTTTTtggaaataaaatgcaataataattgtctactgtaataaaacatattataacATCAATTTTAAATTGTAGAATTAGTAGTAGAATTAGTAGTGGCAAGTATTTAACAGCAATGTATTATAGTTAATATGCAGAGTGATGTATCAATCTTTCTCAAACAGACAGGAAGCAAATGTCAATAAACCTAATTATATTCTTTAATTTACAGCTTTTCGCAAAAGTCTTGGTGATCGTCCTGGCTGGCAAACTGGGCAAGGCATTCACTCCACAGGTTCAACAAGCATGGGAGAAATTCTTTGCTGTTTTGGTCGATGCCTTTCTCCACAGCTACCATTTCCTGTAGAACTAGTCTACTAAAAGCGAAAAAATGAAACATTATTGAAAagacataaatgaaaataaaaagctaCATATTCTAACACCGGTTCATTGGATATAATCATTATGTGATGCCCTTCCATATTTCCCAatgaataagaacagatactataCTTAGGTTTGATATGCTCACTAaccctcatgttttggttttggtttttgttttacaaaaccgccattgcgtgttttggttttgtttggttttgtttcgctattttgttgaaaaatcaatgtttttgggcataatataaccaaatttagtgctccacctgtttcttggataagcaatgtaattgtaaatctaataaattatccaaaaaaacagtttaattcctggtaggtaggccttcattaattctacacacaaaccagattgtcttcctctccatctatgcatattggcaatgcagccatcgtctttgggtatatattacaccctacacttatagttaaatatgtaaagaaatggacaaaggcagtttggtttctgtttttataggcccccctccacttgtagaaaatacaaaaaaaatcagccattatTGATTGTACAATAtcaattgaaatggacaaagccagtttgggctcAGTGTTTGTATGACACCCTCCCCATAATGAAAAATTGCCAAAACAgtagcctttcaagacggtacatgatatggaaatgtcccaagtccctttcctctttgatggtagattgcaccctacacttaaatagaaagttttaaaaacatgttatcatcatcatcttgagcttcatcctcaccctcatcagtgtgtacgtcatcatcacagactatcaattcatcgccgcttgaatccgccattagagaacagtcagtgcttggatgtctttgatgatGAAGGCCattctcgtggaagatgtagttcatttttataaacatcattttctccacatttttgggaagtaaccttctacggcgatcactgactaagctcccggctgtgctgaacactcgttcagagtacacactggagggtgggcaacttAGGTGTTggaaagcaagtttgtacatgggtttccaaatggcctgcttttcttccctgtaaggaaagggactgtctgacatttccatatcaattacctcttgaaaataatcctccaccatcctttgcatgttaatactcgtattggatggagttatgggcaaggtcacacatttttttgaaaaatctttcaaaccagcccagatgttaaactgttgtggtctgccccctgcatcatcactgcttgtgtttggaaagtgcattttGTTGCCAGAACCTCACCCGCCACTGGTGCTACACTGCTGCagaacttacacaatcaaccgcatactcagcagcgccctcgtcggatacccaaatctcccccacatcctcttctaatgacaaagtgtcatcctcacttggtgtatcaccggctacactcgggctgttcagacatacatcatcagaaatgctgaaagggcccttctttatgggtacactatcagaatggtcacgattagacataccactggtggatggactctccacagggattgctgtcatttctgattcagagcaaacattatcctctaatgccttactgttatcttgcagctcggctttgacgcgtaacagtagttgtgcaccactttcagACTCCAAATTaattggtcttgcttggtcacgagtgaccgtacaagaagaaggttcggtaacatttttggatcttggatagagaaaggcgaaggcctcattcttactttgccactgtgtgtgtaaaatggcatgttggcaattttttgtttatctgcagttaacttttcctcagttacatttctttttttacttcaacatggtaaattttttttgggtgtgtgtttttttcacagATTTACaaaaactatgtacttttacatcgcctttcccagatgacatactgggaacactaccatcaggactggtgacagaacctggttgcggattctgctcatatatggactgctttgaatccattttaatgagcccaaatcacttgtagtgcaatatattgtattagatagatattgctgacaaagatgactttttttgacagccagaaaagtagttataaaacactgcggagtattgcacaccccaaatGAATTGCAgtgaaaaataatgtattaaatagatattgctgacaaagatgatttTTTGGTGACAGCCAGAAcaatttagtgtaaaacactgcaaaatatgagacaccccaaaagcacttggagtgcccacaaaagaaaaaaaaacctcctctatcctcctctattactgctctaataattgcaaatgctataaatattgtaattgtagagattaggatagaaacagttatgtgtacactaattgctTTGTCCCTgtgctaatatagcctgtgacctaaccctgctctctccctctgtcaaatggcgatggattgctgtggaggcgggtatttatgcttttcaaatctcgcgagaaccgagctcagaaatacgaatacgtcacgatgacgttttgcctcaatttcgattccgaatgggtgggtgagtaccgagcctgctcggctcgatactcggataggctaaattcggtatGATTCGGGTCTCtgggaaccgagtccgcccatctctaacttAGGTGGACATTAAAGAAAAGTGATGCACCCACCTAGATTCTGTAATGTTCCTAGTACAATCTGAAAAGTAAAAGAAAGAGTTACATTGGTTGGGTTATAGATTTAAGTTTGCTATgcactagttttcataaatgtcccctgtAGAATTGCACCTAGTTTAAAGGATAACAAAAGTGGTTCTTTGCAGTCAGTCTAAAAACATTGGGAAGTTTTCCAAGATGAAGTTTTCCATGGACAAATCTGTACAACCTATTGTTTACCTTGAGAATAATGGGTAATAACCTGGTGTATTTTCCCTCAAATACCTGTAGATAGTTTCTTCCCACAGTCTGACATAATTGATTCTAGTGGACTTGGGACTTGGGTTTTTCCAAATTAAAGGTTTTTTTGTAATTTGGAGCACCATAATTTTTCCGCACTATCTCTAGCTTTCCCATCCTCATTACATTTTCCAGCAGTGTCcctcacagtgactgcaggaCGAGGTGATCATATCTGCATGCATTACAAAATCTCACAATAATAGcaagttttaaaaaatgttaacattttgttcgctttttttcccttttttttatatttttaaactttctgGACTATGGGTTTCCTAAGCAGAGATCTAATACATGTATAGAAACAAAGCTCACCCTTATTGTAAACATTTATTACAGTCAATAACAGTTTCTATAGTGGTAGGAAGGAGAATGGTGGAAAAAAACAATTTGGATTACAAATCCTTGCAGGCAGTAGTGATGAACAAATGGATAGATGGCTACAGGAGTGACAACCTGGTAAGTTGGAGGTCCATATAGTCTGTGTGACAAATTGCTCATCCACCAGCAAGGTAATGATTGGCAGGTGTACTCCTCTTATGCAGTTCAAAAAAAGGTCTCAAAATACTACTCATTATCAAGTTTCTACATGGAAATAATTATGAGGGAACATTGTATGTTTCATATCAAAAATCCAGGCAAATAGTTGGGTGCAAATCTAAACAAAATAGGGATCAGGAGAGAGGTgggagcagggccgccatcagggggtacagggagtactgcAGTATGGGACCCGGCAGCAGAGTGTGGCCCCGTGAGCCCTGGGACCAAACAAATTATTAAGGGGAGGAGGCATCCTCAGTGAATTAAGGGAGATAGCGGGCACCATTTCTATgtagcagctgctcctgagatgtaaGAGGTGGTGTGGAGGGAGACCTCTGCATGTAATAAGGATGTGGCAgcgggcccccttgtaggcagcatgtctgcctccactcccgaGATGTCTGGGCCCCACAGCTGCCactatttgctccagtcccagtcaCCCAGGTACCCGGCTCCCGGACAGAGAGTCGTGACAAAGCAGATAGACTCCCTGCAGTATCGCTGacatcatgtaattaataacgtcacaatGCTGTCAATAGAGGGGAGCCAAAAGGAGACTgcaagaagatgcagagaggtaagtaaactactgcagggttaGATGATACCGTAGAGAGTCGGGGGGAGGCAAATGTTGGCTATAGAATAATTTGAAATGAGGGTgcggtgagagaaggaaggaggggtgccctgcctgttacatttgtactgggcccctcAATTTCTGGTGGCAACCCTGGGTGGGAGAGAACACTTTCCATCATTCTTCCCATAACCACTTTCACACAAAGTGAGCAACCACAGTTACATCTAGGTTTAATTTACCCTTTTCCTGATTATATAGATTCCAAATATGTGTAATCTACACATGCTCTGTATCACTTGTAAGGCAAGGAACAAAGATAGATTATTTAACTTTAAAATTTCTGGTTTTAACATAAGCTATGGTGTGACTGCACATGAATGAAAGACAAAAGATTTATTTACTGAGTAGGcttgattattgaaatgagataaagggatggagagagagaaaATTTTACCTGTGTGGAGGGGTTAAGAGAGGTTTGCACTTGGCAAAAGTACCTTATTCCAGTCtcatcctatatttttaatgggaacCATTTTTGGCcttcatattacactattactttTCTAGAGGCACtcagagcaatgtaataaaaaatttcACAAAAGTGCTTGATAGTGTAAAAACAGTccctatatttttataattaatacaAGCCATAAGCAAGGCTAAACTGACCAGTATGTAGGACAAAAAGTGAAccgtttaatttaatgaaaggggtggtactAAATTGCCTTTGatgtgatatttacacttttgcacagtgcacctcttgaAATGTTTGCATCTCTTCATCAGCAAGGAAACTTCAGTAAAGAGATATCAGCTATTTGCTACACAGACAAACAGATGACTGAAAATTTAATTTGTGACTTTTACTGAATTTGACCCCTATGCGGCCCATGCATTTGTGCCTGAAGGTAAATGGGAAAAGATACATTCATGAAAACCATTTTCGTGCATATGTTTAGTTGGAGGTATCTCATTATGCACCCAGCTATACAACACAtagcatatgcaccaggtttaccTCAGCAGTAACAAGTGTATATACTTACACACCACACTAGCATAGAGAAAGCGTAGAATTTTGACTTGACATGTTAGTAGTAATGGGTTTTTCACATGTTTCAAATGTCATGCAGATCAGGGCTATGATTGTCCCATAATGaacaaaaaacattaatttcaaaTTATTTACCATGACAATGTATTTTACTATGTTGCATAAGACTAATAAGAAAGGAATAATTGTaatgaaaaaatttaattatttgtgcaataaacataatttaattCACGTTATGCCATAATCCAAAAATAcaaagatcttggttgcaggatagaaaacagagagttatagtaaatggagtaaattcacaggagggaaaggttaccagtggagtaccccaaggatctgtacttggaccagtgctctttaatatctttattggagacattgcaaatggtactgAAGGGAAAGTGTGCCTTTTTGCAGattacacaaagatatgcaacagggtagacacaccagggggtaaatgtatcataccccggttttctaaactcgcgggagatcggcgtcttcgcagcttaaatttaaagcggcgctgccttgtaaagggatcTCCAgtgagttgagaaaaccggggtatgatacatttacccccaggaggggtaaaacaaatattgatgatctaggtagactagaggaatagtcaagagagtggcaactacagtttaatggcaaaaaaatgcaaattcaTGCACTTAGGTCTCAAAAACTCAAAGGTTAAATACAGTATTATTGGCACTATAAAGGAAACTACTGTGGAGAAAAGGGATCTAGGAATCACTATTTCAAGacaggtaagcaatgcaacaaagcaattaggaaggcaagtcagatgcttgttgcatagggagaggaatcagtagcagaaacaaAGAactaataatgccactgtataggtcattggtacgccctcatctagaatactgtgttcaattctggaggccatatctccagaaggatataaatacattagaaactgtacaaagaagggcaactaaaatggtgcatggcctacagcacaaaacttacatggaaagactaaaagaacttaatatgtatagattggagcagagaaggggaaggagggacataatagaaactttcaaataaatcaagggtttgaacaaggtacatgagggaaacattcttcagaggatgagaagtactagaacacgaggacatgcactgaaactggagggaggtaggttcagaggaaatttgaggaaaaaactacttcatagaaagggtagtgaataagtggaatagcctcccatcagatgtggtaaaggctaatacagtagcgcagtttaaacatgcttgggatagaaataagaatattcttttaaagaataagggatcaaataaggtttaaggttaccataggttaataaaacagtgggcagactagatgggccaagcggttcttatctgccatcaaa
This window encodes:
- the LOC142098502 gene encoding hemoglobin subunit beta-3-like; translated protein: MVRWTAQEKAAIVSVWQKVDVHKEGPEALVRLLIIYPWTQRDFDSFGNLSSARAIARNAKLHNHGIKVLSAIGDTISHLDNMKGFLHQLSDLHAFKLHVDPVNFKLFAKVLVIVLAGKLGKAFTPQVQQAWEKFFAVLVDAFLHSYHFL